A genomic stretch from Methanomassiliicoccales archaeon includes:
- the proC gene encoding pyrroline-5-carboxylate reductase, which translates to MKKIGFIGAGNMAEALMKGIISVGFAKKEEIIASEIIPERREYISKSIGIQTTDNNVEVAKVSEIVVLAVKPNVIGLVLQELKPYLTAEKLIISIAAGIRINFIESRLNPGVRVVRVMPNHACLVGASASGYALGKYAKKEDKEIVQKILESVGIAFCLDEKLIDAVTGLSGSGPAFVYLIIEALADGGVRAGLPRDVALALAAQTVYGSAKAVLMTKKHPGELKDQVASPAGTTIEGLAILEAAGVRGALIEAVYAATLRSMELGEKQ; encoded by the coding sequence ATGAAAAAGATTGGGTTCATTGGTGCGGGAAATATGGCCGAGGCCTTAATGAAAGGGATCATCTCGGTCGGTTTTGCGAAGAAGGAGGAGATCATAGCGAGCGAAATTATCCCTGAAAGAAGAGAGTATATCTCCAAATCAATAGGCATTCAGACGACGGATAACAATGTTGAAGTTGCGAAGGTATCGGAAATCGTTGTTCTCGCTGTCAAGCCTAATGTTATTGGCTTGGTTCTTCAGGAATTGAAACCTTATCTCACGGCGGAAAAACTGATCATCTCAATCGCCGCGGGCATTCGTATCAATTTCATCGAGTCGAGACTGAACCCCGGCGTCAGAGTCGTTAGAGTCATGCCCAATCACGCTTGCCTTGTCGGCGCATCGGCCTCTGGTTACGCGCTTGGAAAGTATGCGAAAAAAGAGGACAAGGAAATCGTTCAGAAGATCCTCGAGTCCGTTGGTATTGCATTCTGCCTCGACGAGAAACTCATTGACGCAGTAACTGGATTGAGCGGAAGTGGACCTGCATTTGTATACCTGATCATCGAGGCGCTTGCGGATGGCGGTGTGAGAGCGGGGCTTCCGAGAGATGTTGCACTCGCACTTGCTGCCCAGACAGTTTACGGCTCCGCAAAGGCAGTCCTCATGACAAAAAAGCACCCCGGAGAGCTCAAAGACCAGGTTGCGTCACCTGCTGGTACGACGATTGAAGGATTGGCGATATTGGAGGCTGCTGGCGTCAGAGGAGCGCTGATCGAGGCGGTATACGCTGCTACATTGAGGTCAATGGAACTCGGCGAAAAACAGTAG
- a CDS encoding NADH-quinone oxidoreductase subunit D codes for MAEMWINMGPQHPMTHGLWNLRVKVDGETIVDAEPVVGYLHRGWEKLVENRMYPQIIPLSDRLCYGASMSWSHLYCLTIEELMDVEVPERAEYIRVIVLELQRIASHLMWLAAYGTDLGLLTGFVYAMRERELFLDLLQSVSGARMTYNYMRIGGVRNDLPPNFERDCLRTLDYFEKKLDEYEQIYDGSDIFLMRTQDIGYLKPADAINLGVTGPTLRGSGVKIDIRKHDPYSVYDELDWDICTHPDCDCYARYRVRMDEMRMSCHIIREAFKKMPDGPVRVKVPRNAPKRTAFARVEDPRGEGLMYVIGDGTDRPFRLKVRSPIFVTVSAVPIMLKGYKVADVPAIMGSVDMCLGETDR; via the coding sequence ATGGCTGAAATGTGGATTAACATGGGGCCGCAACATCCAATGACCCACGGGCTCTGGAACCTGAGGGTCAAAGTCGATGGTGAAACCATCGTCGATGCTGAGCCCGTCGTAGGCTATCTGCACCGTGGGTGGGAAAAGCTTGTGGAAAATCGAATGTATCCTCAGATCATTCCTCTTTCTGATAGACTCTGTTACGGTGCATCAATGTCCTGGAGCCACCTCTATTGTTTGACGATTGAGGAGCTGATGGACGTCGAGGTACCAGAAAGGGCAGAATACATTCGTGTTATCGTATTGGAACTGCAGAGGATCGCGAGCCATCTCATGTGGCTTGCTGCCTACGGCACCGATCTCGGGCTTTTAACGGGGTTCGTGTACGCGATGAGAGAGAGGGAACTCTTTCTCGATCTTTTGCAGAGCGTCAGCGGCGCGCGGATGACTTATAATTACATGCGAATTGGTGGTGTCAGAAATGATTTACCGCCGAATTTTGAAAGGGATTGCCTCAGAACTCTAGATTATTTTGAGAAGAAGCTCGATGAGTACGAGCAGATCTATGATGGGAGTGACATTTTCCTCATGAGAACACAGGATATCGGATATCTGAAGCCGGCGGATGCGATCAACCTCGGTGTAACTGGGCCAACGCTCAGAGGAAGTGGCGTTAAGATCGATATCCGGAAACATGATCCTTATTCGGTTTATGACGAGTTGGATTGGGACATCTGCACCCATCCAGATTGCGATTGCTATGCGAGATACAGGGTTCGCATGGATGAGATGAGAATGAGTTGCCACATTATTAGGGAAGCATTTAAGAAGATGCCAGATGGGCCTGTGCGCGTCAAAGTGCCGAGAAACGCGCCTAAGCGAACCGCCTTCGCGAGGGTTGAGGATCCGAGAGGTGAGGGTCTCATGTACGTGATCGGCGATGGAACCGACAGGCCGTTCAGATTGAAGGTGAGGAGTCCGATATTCGTTACAGTTTCTGCTGTTCCTATCATGCTGAAAGGTTACAAGGTTGCGGATGTTCCTGCGATCATGGGATCTGTTGACATGTGCCTAGGAGAGACGGACAGGTGA
- a CDS encoding 4Fe-4S binding protein — translation MSERKPKKKNIGVTGYILKPMYATLKETIRATIHRPNTVLYPWEKLVLPDNYRGRPGLIMDRCIGCGICMRICPTKCIELVEVEYKDQAKVKRPKVNLGRCMMCGYCAEYCPKNAMIVTPEYELAAFTREDLIFDPYKLQYEYKPGYEVHLVEVTPSELKRGVVAAPAERKPESKDKPELDDKKCIGCSRCAKVCPAGAIEMIQAGVSDKGKPIKRPKFDYDKCVSCEQCVENCPRDALVMKEAL, via the coding sequence TTGTCTGAGAGGAAACCAAAGAAGAAGAATATTGGTGTGACTGGGTACATTCTCAAGCCCATGTACGCCACCCTCAAAGAAACGATCAGGGCAACGATTCATCGCCCGAACACGGTGCTGTATCCTTGGGAAAAGCTTGTTCTGCCCGATAATTACAGGGGGCGCCCAGGCCTCATCATGGATCGATGCATTGGTTGTGGCATTTGCATGAGAATTTGCCCGACGAAATGCATTGAACTCGTGGAAGTCGAGTATAAAGATCAGGCCAAGGTTAAGCGACCCAAGGTTAATCTAGGAAGATGCATGATGTGCGGCTACTGCGCTGAGTATTGTCCTAAGAATGCGATGATCGTGACACCTGAGTATGAACTCGCCGCTTTTACCCGCGAAGATCTGATTTTCGATCCCTATAAACTTCAGTATGAATACAAACCCGGATACGAGGTCCATCTTGTCGAGGTAACGCCTTCTGAGCTCAAGAGAGGGGTGGTCGCCGCTCCCGCAGAAAGGAAACCTGAGTCAAAGGATAAACCGGAGCTCGACGATAAGAAGTGTATTGGCTGTTCTCGATGCGCAAAAGTCTGCCCGGCAGGAGCGATTGAGATGATCCAGGCCGGTGTCAGTGACAAAGGTAAGCCGATTAAGCGGCCGAAATTCGATTATGACAAATGCGTCAGCTGCGAACAGTGCGTTGAGAACTGTCCGCGGGATGCGCTCGTGATGAAGGAGGCTCTGTGA
- the uppS gene encoding di-trans,poly-cis-decaprenylcistransferase: protein MAIREEISKLISNTAYQAYEKKLLKEVLEHEIPRHVAIIMDGNRRFAREFGLHPNEGHIKGKDKLEEVMEWCLELGIRILTVYAFSTENLQRDKDEVDYLMNLFEENFLKLGDDERIHKHKIKVRVLGQRELLPERVRKAIEYAEQRTADYDQYFYNIAVAYGSRQEIIQAIKQIAEKVKRGELSVEEIDEKVFSNFLYTADFPDPDLILRTSGEERVSNFLLWQLAYSELYFTDVYWPGFRKIDFLRAIRSYQLRQRRFGK from the coding sequence ATGGCAATCAGAGAAGAAATATCGAAACTCATTTCTAACACGGCGTACCAGGCGTACGAAAAGAAATTGCTAAAAGAGGTGCTTGAACACGAGATTCCACGCCACGTCGCGATCATCATGGATGGTAACAGACGATTTGCGAGGGAATTCGGTCTCCATCCAAATGAAGGTCATATCAAAGGAAAGGACAAGCTGGAAGAAGTAATGGAGTGGTGCCTCGAACTCGGTATCAGGATCCTCACTGTTTATGCCTTTTCCACTGAGAATTTGCAGAGGGATAAGGACGAAGTGGATTACCTTATGAATCTTTTTGAAGAAAACTTTCTCAAGCTCGGCGATGATGAAAGAATTCACAAACACAAGATTAAAGTCAGAGTTCTTGGACAGCGTGAGCTTCTTCCCGAGCGGGTGAGGAAGGCGATCGAATATGCAGAACAGCGCACTGCTGATTACGATCAGTATTTCTACAATATTGCTGTCGCTTATGGTAGCAGGCAGGAGATCATACAGGCTATCAAGCAGATCGCCGAGAAAGTCAAACGGGGAGAGCTGAGCGTGGAAGAAATCGATGAAAAGGTCTTTTCGAACTTCCTCTACACCGCCGATTTTCCAGATCCCGATCTCATTTTACGTACATCTGGTGAGGAGAGAGTCTCAAATTTTCTGCTCTGGCAGCTTGCTTATTCTGAACTTTATTTCACAGATGTGTACTGGCCTGGATTTAGAAAAATTGATTTCTTGAGAGCGATCAGGTCTTATCAGCTTAGACAGAGACGATTCGGTAAGTGA
- the ndhC gene encoding NADH-quinone oxidoreductase subunit A, which yields MLLEKYLPVAVFAMVTILFPVLAFYVSRFFRPTRKTAQKALTYECGEVPIGEAQIQFHFQYYIFGIIFVIFDVITVFLMVWALAFSGLSDLAKIYMAIFVIILLTGLAYALKKEEIIWI from the coding sequence ATGTTGCTCGAAAAGTATCTACCTGTTGCGGTTTTCGCAATGGTTACAATACTTTTCCCTGTACTCGCCTTCTATGTCTCCAGGTTCTTTAGACCTACGAGAAAAACAGCCCAGAAGGCACTCACATATGAGTGTGGGGAAGTGCCGATCGGCGAAGCTCAAATTCAATTTCATTTCCAATATTATATTTTCGGGATTATATTTGTCATCTTTGATGTGATTACCGTTTTCTTGATGGTGTGGGCCCTTGCATTTTCTGGTCTTTCAGACCTTGCTAAAATTTACATGGCAATCTTTGTAATTATATTACTTACTGGCCTTGCATATGCGCTGAAGAAGGAGGAGATCATTTGGATCTGA
- a CDS encoding NADH-quinone oxidoreductase subunit J, whose amino-acid sequence MEWDLLFFLIFAIITVAAAVFVIASKEIVHSVMYLALTFIGVAIIFFFLSAEYVAIIQILIYVGAVSVLMLFGIMLTKRRLTGGERI is encoded by the coding sequence ATGGAATGGGATTTGCTTTTCTTTTTGATCTTCGCTATAATCACAGTCGCTGCAGCAGTTTTCGTGATCGCTTCAAAAGAAATCGTGCACAGCGTCATGTATCTTGCACTGACCTTCATCGGTGTTGCGATTATCTTCTTTTTCTTGAGCGCGGAATATGTTGCAATCATTCAGATTCTGATTTATGTCGGGGCGGTGTCCGTACTTATGCTATTCGGTATCATGCTAACAAAAAGAAGGCTCACTGGAGGTGAGCGCATATGA
- a CDS encoding NADH-quinone oxidoreductase subunit B, with product MRATGVKRAVDKITTPIWSWSLRNSIFPLHFGIACCALEMAASSAPRWDAERFGIVYRSSPRQCDVLLVNGWVTTKLRPDLRRLYEQMPEPKWVIAMGECAISGGPWYDSHTVVQGVDTFIPVDIYIPGCPPRPEALLDGFLKLQDKIRASTKGRFLED from the coding sequence ATGCGAGCGACAGGGGTGAAAAGAGCTGTTGACAAGATTACAACACCTATCTGGAGCTGGTCCCTGAGGAACTCGATTTTCCCTCTGCACTTCGGTATCGCATGCTGTGCTCTGGAAATGGCAGCCTCCTCCGCTCCGAGATGGGACGCGGAACGCTTCGGCATTGTCTATAGATCATCTCCAAGACAGTGCGATGTTTTGTTGGTGAATGGCTGGGTGACGACAAAACTTCGACCCGATCTGAGGCGCTTGTATGAACAGATGCCGGAACCCAAATGGGTTATCGCTATGGGTGAATGTGCGATCTCCGGCGGTCCCTGGTATGATTCGCATACAGTCGTACAGGGTGTTGATACGTTCATTCCTGTCGACATCTATATTCCTGGTTGCCCGCCGAGACCTGAAGCTCTTCTCGACGGTTTCCTAAAATTGCAAGATAAGATAAGGGCATCAACGAAAGGCAGATTCCTGGAAGATTGA
- a CDS encoding NADH-quinone oxidoreductase subunit C, protein MTEEAIVDAVRKAFPEGVTIGGVAPRRIFARADRAIIYKLCEFLKNQLKFDHVSCVTGVDRIDRFQVVYHLSSYENRCVLEITVDIPRDDPEIDSISPLWGGANWHERETYDMFGIRFKNHPRLERIFLPEDTQFFPFRKDFKLGRQ, encoded by the coding sequence TTGACAGAGGAGGCAATTGTCGATGCCGTGCGAAAAGCCTTTCCAGAAGGCGTCACGATTGGAGGCGTCGCTCCGAGAAGGATTTTCGCGAGGGCTGACAGGGCTATCATTTACAAATTGTGCGAATTCCTCAAGAATCAATTGAAGTTCGATCATGTTTCCTGCGTTACTGGTGTTGATAGAATTGATCGTTTTCAGGTTGTTTATCATCTTTCATCTTATGAGAACCGTTGCGTTCTCGAAATCACTGTCGATATTCCTCGCGACGATCCTGAAATAGACTCGATTTCACCTCTCTGGGGCGGAGCGAACTGGCACGAGCGGGAGACCTACGATATGTTTGGCATCCGCTTCAAGAACCATCCACGGCTTGAAAGAATCTTTTTGCCAGAGGATACCCAGTTCTTCCCATTCAGGAAGGACTTCAAATTGGGGAGGCAGTGA
- a CDS encoding type 1 glutamine amidotransferase gives MRVGDLLGKKIAILVENDYEDLELWYPILRLKEAGHVPIVIGTGSSEVYRSKHGYEIKPDIQISEADPQRFDGVVIPGGWAPDKLRRYPQINGFVREIFEAGKLVAAICHGGSVLISAGILKGKKVTGVIAIKDDLINAGARFKDEEVVIDGNLVTSRKPSDLPAFMREILKILGD, from the coding sequence ATGAGAGTTGGTGATCTGTTGGGAAAAAAGATCGCAATTCTTGTCGAAAATGATTACGAGGACCTCGAACTTTGGTATCCAATCCTGCGACTCAAAGAAGCGGGCCATGTGCCGATCGTGATCGGCACCGGCAGTAGTGAGGTGTATCGCAGTAAACACGGCTACGAGATTAAACCAGATATTCAAATTTCAGAAGCAGACCCACAGAGATTTGACGGTGTCGTCATCCCAGGCGGATGGGCCCCCGATAAACTGAGAAGGTATCCCCAGATCAATGGTTTTGTAAGGGAAATCTTCGAAGCAGGAAAGCTCGTGGCGGCGATTTGCCATGGAGGTTCAGTTCTCATCTCTGCGGGAATTTTGAAAGGCAAGAAAGTGACAGGAGTTATCGCGATCAAAGATGATCTGATCAACGCGGGTGCGCGATTCAAAGATGAAGAAGTCGTGATAGATGGAAATCTCGTTACCTCGCGAAAACCATCAGATCTTCCTGCGTTCATGAGGGAGATACTGAAGATCCTTGGTGATTGA
- a CDS encoding TIGR04190 family B12-binding domain/radical SAM domain protein codes for MLIHAPSVYDFRKETIFYGPISDLIPSTPVFEMYPFGFVTIAAHLHQEGYRVRIVNLASLMLGDRNFNVESFIKNLSSTVYGIDLHWLPHAHGSLEVAKLIKKYHPDSKTLFGGFSSTYFHRELINYPQVDLVLRGDSTEIPVASLMEAVEKDDDFTNVPNLTWKKDGRVFENPLAFVPEDIDFLGVDYGWMIKSVIKYRDLEGFKPFRDWDRYPLTAVFSVRGCTMNCAVCGGSCTAMRTFLGRTRPAFRTPEKLATDVYNIGCHFDSPIFVVGDLRQGGKDYARRFFDEVKKLGVENHLILEIFTPADKEFFRMASEAVEQYSVQFSPDSHDEDVRFALGRKFDNTSIESTVEDALSHGCTRFDMFFMIGLPQQTVESAIETSDYARHLYKKLDHKEKLFFYISPLAPFLDPGSCAFEDPETYGYRVFARTLEEHRSRLSNPSWKHVLSYETKWMTRDEIVGTSYDAADRLNKVRFEEGLMSADDYELLSTRSRLAKAMVEEIDLAISINDPEERTHRLQIIKEKADKLMESTICKKRDLEWDTKGVFKSIPRALIGFLRKKRI; via the coding sequence ATTCTCATTCATGCGCCAAGCGTTTATGACTTTAGAAAGGAGACGATCTTCTATGGCCCAATCAGCGATCTTATTCCATCGACACCGGTCTTCGAAATGTATCCTTTTGGATTTGTCACGATCGCCGCTCATCTGCATCAGGAGGGATACAGGGTAAGGATTGTCAATCTCGCTTCTTTGATGCTTGGTGATAGGAATTTCAACGTTGAGTCGTTCATCAAAAACTTGTCATCGACCGTATACGGTATAGATCTTCACTGGCTACCACATGCACACGGCTCTCTGGAAGTCGCGAAACTCATCAAAAAATATCATCCAGATTCCAAGACCCTTTTCGGCGGTTTCTCATCAACCTATTTTCACAGAGAGCTGATCAATTATCCTCAGGTTGACCTGGTCCTGCGTGGTGACTCGACTGAAATACCCGTTGCATCGCTCATGGAAGCTGTTGAGAAAGATGACGATTTCACCAATGTCCCTAATCTGACCTGGAAAAAAGATGGGAGAGTCTTCGAGAATCCGCTAGCTTTCGTTCCCGAGGATATCGATTTTCTTGGCGTCGATTACGGCTGGATGATCAAATCCGTGATCAAGTATCGCGATCTTGAGGGTTTCAAGCCATTCAGGGATTGGGACAGATATCCTCTGACTGCTGTTTTTTCGGTGAGGGGCTGCACGATGAACTGCGCTGTATGCGGCGGATCATGCACTGCGATGAGAACATTCCTCGGCAGAACAAGACCAGCGTTCAGGACACCAGAAAAACTTGCGACCGATGTGTACAATATCGGTTGTCATTTCGACTCTCCGATTTTTGTTGTTGGTGATCTCCGTCAGGGAGGAAAGGATTATGCGAGGAGATTTTTCGATGAGGTAAAAAAGCTCGGTGTTGAGAATCACCTAATCCTTGAGATTTTTACACCTGCTGATAAGGAATTCTTTCGCATGGCGTCAGAGGCTGTCGAACAGTATTCGGTTCAATTCTCGCCAGATTCCCATGATGAGGATGTCAGGTTCGCACTCGGAAGAAAATTCGACAATACGTCTATTGAGTCTACGGTTGAAGATGCTTTAAGTCATGGATGCACTCGGTTCGACATGTTTTTCATGATTGGTCTTCCTCAACAGACCGTCGAATCCGCAATCGAAACATCAGATTATGCGCGTCACCTGTATAAGAAGCTCGATCACAAAGAGAAATTGTTTTTCTACATTTCGCCACTCGCTCCTTTCCTCGATCCGGGTAGCTGTGCATTCGAAGACCCTGAGACATACGGTTACAGGGTTTTTGCAAGGACGCTTGAAGAGCATCGCTCAAGACTGTCGAATCCTAGCTGGAAGCACGTTCTCTCGTATGAAACAAAATGGATGACAAGAGATGAGATTGTTGGAACTTCGTATGACGCGGCGGACCGTCTTAACAAAGTGAGATTTGAAGAGGGTTTAATGTCAGCGGATGACTATGAGCTTCTGTCAACGCGTAGTCGCCTCGCAAAAGCGATGGTGGAAGAAATCGATTTGGCAATATCAATAAATGATCCCGAGGAAAGAACTCATCGGCTTCAAATAATCAAAGAGAAGGCGGATAAACTCATGGAGTCGACGATCTGCAAGAAAAGAGACTTGGAGTGGGATACAAAGGGAGTTTTCAAGAGTATTCCTCGGGCGCTCATCGGTTTTCTGAGAAAGAAAAGGATTTAG
- a CDS encoding NADH-quinone oxidoreductase subunit J produces MNRQRVFAIISVAIFLIIIVSSLSLSSWRSGEITEIGMHQIGIALFEDYGITFLIIGILMFVAMIGGVFLAKEESK; encoded by the coding sequence ATGAATCGACAGAGAGTGTTTGCTATCATTTCAGTCGCCATATTCCTCATCATCATTGTATCATCCTTATCGCTTTCGTCATGGAGATCAGGAGAGATCACTGAGATCGGCATGCATCAAATCGGGATCGCTCTCTTCGAGGATTATGGAATCACATTCCTGATCATTGGAATCCTCATGTTCGTGGCAATGATCGGCGGGGTATTCCTGGCGAAGGAGGAAAGCAAATGA
- the nuoH gene encoding NADH-quinone oxidoreductase subunit NuoH gives MDLYGFTEGIVRWLVGIISYFVDWLGFHGFAGWIESPGVIQFLTIFGEALIVFIVGFLIAITMIWQERKTLGRLMDRRGAMVVGPAGYFQNIADGLKTFLKEIIIPEKADKKGYNWAPVIIIGSSVLLIGLIPMSDRFFICDLDGGLIFIFAVFSITPFAILIGGWASNNKYSLIGGMRSAAQLISYEVPLLLSLVGVVILTGSLNLGEIVRAQQESIWFVIPQFIGFIVFLITIVAEVERIPFDLPEAEAELVEGWWTEYGGMRFGLIMLAEYIRGYAGAAVAVLLFLGGWSGPFLPPEIWFLIKVFIVFFVFIWIRGSLTRVRIDQILNIGWKRLIPLSMVNIVIAVIIKSMGWL, from the coding sequence ATGGATCTCTACGGTTTCACCGAAGGAATTGTCAGATGGCTCGTCGGAATCATCAGTTATTTCGTAGACTGGCTCGGATTTCATGGATTTGCCGGGTGGATTGAAAGTCCAGGTGTCATTCAATTCCTCACGATCTTTGGCGAGGCGCTTATCGTTTTCATCGTTGGATTTTTGATCGCGATCACAATGATATGGCAGGAGAGGAAAACACTCGGAAGGCTCATGGATCGGCGCGGAGCGATGGTTGTTGGTCCTGCTGGTTATTTCCAGAATATTGCTGATGGTCTCAAGACTTTTCTCAAGGAAATCATCATTCCAGAGAAAGCGGATAAAAAGGGATATAACTGGGCACCTGTCATCATCATTGGGTCGTCTGTTCTTCTTATTGGATTAATTCCGATGAGTGATCGCTTTTTCATCTGCGATCTCGATGGCGGCCTAATTTTTATTTTCGCTGTTTTCAGCATCACGCCCTTCGCGATATTGATTGGTGGATGGGCATCCAATAACAAGTATTCATTGATTGGTGGCATGCGATCAGCTGCCCAGCTGATCAGCTATGAGGTTCCATTGCTTCTCTCGCTCGTTGGTGTTGTGATCTTGACTGGGAGCCTTAATCTAGGGGAAATCGTGCGGGCACAGCAGGAATCGATCTGGTTTGTGATTCCCCAGTTTATTGGGTTCATCGTTTTTCTCATCACGATCGTTGCGGAAGTCGAGAGAATTCCGTTCGATCTGCCTGAGGCTGAAGCTGAGCTCGTTGAAGGCTGGTGGACTGAATATGGTGGTATGCGATTCGGTCTCATTATGCTCGCTGAGTACATCAGAGGATACGCGGGTGCGGCCGTTGCGGTTCTTTTGTTCCTTGGAGGTTGGAGCGGGCCGTTCCTTCCGCCAGAAATCTGGTTTTTGATCAAGGTTTTCATCGTCTTCTTCGTTTTCATATGGATTCGTGGCTCCCTGACAAGAGTAAGAATCGACCAGATCCTCAACATCGGATGGAAGCGGCTCATCCCGCTTTCGATGGTCAACATTGTCATCGCGGTCATCATCAAATCAATGGGGTGGTTGTGA
- the nuoK gene encoding NADH-quinone oxidoreductase subunit NuoK has translation MPLEYFLALAAILFVIGAYGVLTKRNAIVVLMSIELMLNAANINFVAFSSFYNDVKGQIFALFSIAVAAAEVAVGLAILLALSKARDTINLDEINLLRW, from the coding sequence ATACCACTCGAGTACTTCCTTGCGCTGGCGGCGATTTTATTCGTCATCGGCGCGTACGGAGTGCTGACAAAGCGCAACGCGATCGTTGTCTTAATGTCGATCGAGCTGATGCTGAATGCCGCAAATATTAATTTTGTTGCGTTCTCATCTTTTTACAACGATGTTAAAGGCCAGATTTTTGCACTGTTCTCGATCGCGGTCGCGGCAGCTGAAGTTGCCGTTGGGCTAGCAATTCTCCTGGCACTTTCAAAGGCAAGAGACACGATCAATCTCGACGAAATCAATCTGCTGAGGTGGTGA